Within the Oncorhynchus kisutch isolate 150728-3 linkage group LG13, Okis_V2, whole genome shotgun sequence genome, the region TTGTCTCCTGAATGAAATAAAAGGAATCACTGGTATTGTATCCTGTGTCTATTCTTGTGAGAACAGAGTTGATCTGATATCTTTGAAAATGTAGTAGTCTTGAATCCTGAAATGTACTTCTGGTCCTCAATGTACCGACAGAGAAACACAGGGCTGTCTTACTGCTTTATTAACTGTGGGACAAACATACATACTGTAGTGTAAAAATGAAAGGAACATATTTACATTGTCAAATGTTTTAACCCGTGAAGTAAAACATATTCTCCAGTGGAAGCTTTAAAGCATTGCCGGTTATATTCATATGATGCATACCATCAACATGACAAAAACAGACTATTTAAAATAATAGCACCCCAGCACTGAGTTGAGACATCAGGTGACATGAATAAGGACTGGTGTTAACATCGGTAAAACACTTGCAGCAACAACATCTCGGAATGTCTCTCTTCCAGGTAGTCCTCACCCAGCTCATGAAATGGTTTCTCTCCTCACTTCAGGTGGTGATTAAACGGTGACAAGTCAGGGCGACACGTTACAATACAATATTCAGACCCTCCGACCCCATACCAACCCTTCCCCAAGATCCAATCAGCAGTTCTGtatttccatctgtctctccactGGTCCACACAGCTGCTGGTGATGTAGATTTCAATACATTCTTAAGTAGCAATAAACTTGTGACTATAAGCAGGTCGTTTCGCTACAAAGTTATTTGGGTTATACAGGTAAATTAGGTGCATCTGTACTGAGAAGCAACTAGCAAAATAAGAGGCAGAGGATTCCAAACATTCAGTATGTATTAATGACTACTGTACTACAACCACGTTATATGGATTGTTTTTAGTTGCATTGGGTCTGTCTGTTGCATTGAAATATTAACATATTGTGCCTAGCTCCTAATATATTGGTAACTGGGTTATCTTCATTTGGCCTTTGAATTAGGGATATGAATGAAATTACTTTATGATTCACTCCTGATACACTGAGGGCACCTGTCTGGAAGGCACAGGGAGTGTAGTGGTCTGTTTGGGATCAGGCAGGTGTGGTGTGTATTGGGGGGGGTGGGTGAGCAGCGGTTTGAGCTCCGACCACCACACAGCCTGAATGGGGTTAAGTTCTGCTGCAGCAGTTGGTTCTGGCTGGGTCTAGGTGAGGCTGGTGTTGGAGCTGCTGGTACCACTGTTCTTCCTCTGGCTGCTCTGCACCGCACTGGGCACCTGCAGACCTGTCTGCACTGAGAAACACCCATTCCACACCTGTAGGGGGAGATAGAGCACATGCTTAACTCACAGGCAGGATTTATCTAAGATACCGGTAGTGGTTTCATAACTTTTTTGCTCTGTGAGCCACCCAAAAATCTAAGTTCCTCACCGAGAAGGCTGGTATGACAGGCTGTGTGAACTTGGTTCTAAAAGTGTGCATCAGTGTCTTGGTTCTGGCATTGTAGAAAGACAGTGCACCTGGATGGAGAGAAAGGTAATGTCACGAATGTCCCAGTACTCTTGAGGCAGCTTGAAATTTGATACAGCTGCATAGCTAAGgaacacagagtggaaggagggatacctagtcagttgtacaactgaatgcattcaactgaaatgtgtcttccaaactAGATGCAGACACCACCAGTGTTCATTTGATTACATTACCCAACCCATTCCTGGTCCAATCCTTAATTCAGGCCAATTTAACGAAGTAGAGATAACAACGTGCTGTATGTCAGTCTGAGTTAAGTGGTGCTAACTAGATGGAGGAAACTGCTACAATGGGAACAGGAGATTCATCTCACCCTCCTCGTAGTTGCAGTAGACCCCTATGCGGTCCGGGATGGGACAGTCCAGGGTGCGGGCCTTGTTGTTGTGCTTGGCTGTGAGGCTCTGCTGCAGCCAGTTGTTCAGGTGGATGCACCATGATGCGTTGCTCTTCCCCAGCTGGTCAAAGCGGCCCAGGTTCCGCAGGGCCAAGCCCACAGCGAACGCCTTGCTCTCCTTATCGAACCGCACCTCCCAGTACTGCTGGCCTGCGTCAATAAAAGTGTCTCCCAGTACAGTGTAGGATTCAGCCGTGAATCGGTCTCTGCCGACCCGAGCAGATGGCACTCTCTTGGGTGAATTCATGGCTGTCCTAGGAGAGGAGGCCACCAAAGTTGAACTTTCATTCTATTCACTGTTAAGCACAAAGGATTTGGCAGAAAGTGTTTCTGACCTGGCTGGGGAGTGCATGGGAGATTGGTTGGTTCTGTTCTTGTCCTTGCGGATGTCCTGGACAACCTTCCCCCCGCAGCTGTCCCACTCCACACTGAGGTCCTCCACCTTCAGGTTCTGATGAGCCGAGCCTGCATCCAGCTTGAACAGGAAAGCTGCAAGGAGAGGTGCAGAGGGTTTTCTGACTCATTCTTATCTTGACATCATTAGGACATTAAGGACATTCAGCTACATACATTGTCCCTGTGGAAGACTATGTCCAGTTCAGTTCCCTCACCATGTGTCTCCAGTGTTACAAGCTCAGAGAACTCTCCTGCCACAGCCTTGTTACACGCCTTCACACGGAACGTCATGTAGTGTGTGTCGAAGCGAAGCCCTGaaaatacataataataacaatgataatGAATATGATGGCTACTTGATAATTACAGTTGGTAAATTAGAGTCACCGTATTATTCCTAGACATGCCTTTCATACTGCCCTCTTACTAcggtgagctccaaaagtattgggacagtgacacatttgttaTTCTttctggctctgtactccagcacgtTGGATTTggaatgatacaatgactatggggTTCAATTGcaaactgtcagctttaatttgagggtattttcatccatatcgagtTAAATGTTTCGAAATTACAGAACTTTTTGTACATATTCcctccattttaggggaccaaaagtttTGGGAAGAATACACTTAAATAACGTATTGTATCAATTTTATTGTAAATATGAATagtgtttctaaacacttctttATTAATATGGAGGCTACCATGATTaaggatagtcctgaatgaaattgtgaataatgatgagtgagaaagttacagacatacaaaaatcacccccccccccccccccccaaaaaatgctaaCCTGTTATTATAATGGTGAgaagttagcatgtcttgggggtatgatatttgtgtgtctgtaactttgtcactcatcattattcacgattcatttgGGACTGTCCACAATCATGGTAGCCTCCACATTAATGTaggtagaagtgtttagaaatgcctcccgagtggcaaagtggtctaaggcagtgctagctgtaccactagagattctgggttcgagtccaggctctgtcgcagccggccgcgaccgggagacccatgggggcGGCGataattggcccagcttcgtccgggttatGGGAGGGTTCGACAGGGACTAGcggctcctgtggcgggctgggtgcagcacacactgacacggttgccaggtgcacagtgtttcctctgacacattggtgtgactGGCTTCCGCATTGTGTCAAGATGCAGTTGGGTtttgtttcggaggacacacggctctcgacagctctcgaccttcgcctctcccgagtccatacgggagttgcagagatgagacaagactgtaactaccaattggataccacgaaattgggaagaaaaagcagtaaaaaaataaaaagaagtGTTTAGAAACTTATTATGttatatttacaataaaagtgactccaaaataacacattatttaccattaatttctattctGCACAAAATAATctacaaatgcatccaacaagtttgtagaatcACAATCTTGATGTAAtaatcattgtgtgctaggaatatgggaccaaatactgaacttttgactactttaaaacacataagtgaatttgtcccaatacttttggtcccctaaaatgggaggaatatgtacaaaaagtgctttaatttctaaacagttcacccgatatggatgaaaataccctcaaattaaagctgacagtctgcagtTTAACCTCATAGTAATCAAATCtgaagtgctggagtacagagccaaaacaacaacaaaattgtcactgtcccaatactttcggAGCTCACTGTAGTTTAATGTCCACaacctggctcaaccctaaccctagctttatgttCACACCCTGGCTCAAACCTAATCCTAAACATAATCCTATTTCTAACGTTAATCCTAGTTTCATGTCCACattccggttcaaccctaaccctagccataactctaacccttacttCTCTTCTCGAGTCAACTCTTACCTGTAAGGGTGTACTCGGTTTCGCAGATGCCCTCCACTACCATCCATGGGTAGTCCTCTCGGGCGCGGGGCGGCCCCTCATGGTTGGTGCGGCGGTGTTCCAGGTCATAGTGGTCTATCTTGCTGTCGGTCTCAGGCAGAGCCCATTGTACCGTCACCGTGTTGTCACACACCTGGCACTCTGACACCAGAATCTCTGGGGTTGCAGgcactggggaagagagagattagGCTTATTGTCCTACTCATTAGTGACTACCAGCCACAAGCGAAAGACAAAATAATTGTACACATACAAGGCAGCAGTATTGTATTTCAAAAATCCCAATTCATATTAACCATAAAGTTCAATTCTTAAAGAAAACCAATAGACATGACAGTTCACAGACTGACCTGGGAGGAACTTGATGGTCTGCAGCATCTCCCTCTCTTGGGTGAAGTCCACCATCATGTGACTCATGCTGTCAGTGGCTTTGGCTTTCAGCGACAAACGGAAGGCTGGGGCCATTGTCACACTGCTCTcccacaaacaaaaacacagagaaTGAGACATGCCTCATTATTCAACCCACTGAAGGACTGAGGGGACACATTAGTTAGTGAGTGTTGTACTGTAGTACTACTATAACTAATCACTACACAGAGCTAAAATACTCTTCAACTGTACCACGCAAAAACATTAATGAATCATGAACTGACATACACGAAACATACAAGCTAAACTGACACTGCCAGAGAGGGGATAGACTGGCGCATGTGCCATGAGGGACTGACACATGtttgagacagagaggacaggtgaggtgAGGGAGAAAAGGCTGAGATGAAATGCCAGAGTGGTGATGAAAGAGCGTGCTACAGAGTGATTGTATGGAATCTATATTTTGTTGGAAAGCATGTGGGTGAGCAGATGGTTAGGGAGTTAAGAAGATACTCTGAGAAATGGGCAGCAATGTACTATACCTATCCTTAATGTCTTTGGCCGCctggagagaagcagagagggaaaggaaaaggAAATGAAGGAGATACGGACAAACAGAGAACTGAGTTGCAGCCACATCCTTACAATAAAAACAACACATCTGTGTTAATAAGTTGACACACATCACAACGAACCACATCAGATCAACATACTGTACTGCTTTACAATAACTGTAAATAAAGATAAGAAACAGGTAGTAACTGTGTTCAAACAAGTCATGCCACTAAAACCATTATGGATATCCTCACGCTAAATACCAATGCCATCGTGGCATCATTGCATAAAATATGTAAATGAAAGTTAGGTTGTAGAAGTTTTGCCAACCGTTACCTGAGTGAAGTCGTCTGCTTCCGAGGAGCAGAGAGTCTGATTGGCTACCTCCAATAGCTCCTCGGAGCTCTCCAGGGCTTTGGAGCATGCACTCAGCTgactctgagagagagagcatgatatATTTAATCACAGTCCAGACACTGTTTCCTTTCAATATAATGAATGTCTTCTATGCTGTACTGTTTCTTTCCATCAGAGGAAAAGTTCATAAGAAAAGTTATTTGGGTTGAATAGCTTTGAATCACTTTCTTTTTTAATTAACCTACTGGAAAACTGTACAATATATCCGTTTGGCTACCCACTCACATAATCAAGCACAGAAGGATGCAGTGTAGTGATGTCATTACAAAGCTGCCCCTGCCGTGGctttgtctgactgactgacagtcaGAGGCTAAGAGATAAAGCAGGATTATACACAGACACAATAATCCTCTAGGAATGATAACGTTGCGaaccccaacacacacagcctttcATGGCAACATTTCTTTCATAGCAACTCTGAATCGGTCTGCACAAAAAGTTCACCCAAATTGTGAGCCTGAGAATGAGTCATGCTACATTGATCATAAGCTGATCTTATGATCGGATAGCCTGGAGAAGTCATCAAAATATTGTTCCAATGTTGAATGTTGACGTTCAAGATGTTGATCTTGAAATCTCAAGAAAATGCAAAGCAAAATCCTGTAAAACCCTTATCCAGTAAAAGCCCAATAAAGCTGACCTGACCTGTAGCTCATAGGTGCGGCTGGCCCTCTCCTGTTTGATCCTGGTGACCATGCTGTCCTTTATATCGTCCAGTACTGAGTGGAGGGAGCTGAACTCTGTCTCCAGGTCCTCCTGGACACGGCTGGAGTTAACCTGCAGGGGTCAATAGAGAAGGAATCAGTTAACTGATAGATACCATGTACATCCAGCCAGTCCGTCTGACTAGTATGCCACGCCAcgccaaattcatacaaccatgTGTCTATTGTGTTGTGCACATATCCTACTGTCAGACTGGCATCTTATTGTTAGAGCATCCAGATGCGTTGTACAATACCTCCAGGTTCTCCAGGCTCTGTTTCTGACAGCAGATGAAGTTTGTGATCTCCTCATTCTTCAGGGCCAGGGTGGTGGTGATCTTACGAAGCGATTCCTTAACAACATACAAAAGGTTATTAAGCCTAAGAATATATTAGAGAGAACATTATTACATTTTCACTTTGGACCAAGTTCTCAATACGCAGAATATAATATTTCCTTGAGATGCCTTGCTTCAAGACAACACATCAGTAGTGACTCCTAACAATATTAGCGTACATTTAAAAAGTAAGGATTAATCATAAATGGTTAGTAGGCTACTCAGTCCCCCAAATCTCTTCCCAGTAATTTACACTTCTGTGTAAATTGTGACAAGGGCGGCATCTTGCTACATAACCATAAGGATACGCATCCATCATTTAATAatgtctcctctccagtggtTAGGTTTAACCCATCATAATACACTAGGCACCATGGGCACCCTATCTCTGCAGCAGCCAAGCTAAACTCAATATGATACTGATTTAAGAAGATCCAGGCAAATTATGTTAAACATTTCTACAGTCCAGTCCCACGCCTGTCAGGTTTATAGAATCATACACTCCCAACCCAAGGAGCATTTAATATGCTCTTTCCTGCGAGAGGCTATGCGCCAGGCCCCAATAATAGGTATAATGGGACACACTCTACACTTATTGCAACCTCAGGCTCAGCAAATCGGTCAAAACTAAAAACAGACCGCTGTTAATGTGTCTTGGACTGGTATGCATTTACAAGTTAAATCATTAAAGACTATTCTGAGACCTCGTTAGTCGCAGTTTTTCTCGCGCACGAATTGGAGTCTTCTTGGCGGAAAGTGATGCTCATGTGCATCGAATGTTTGATGTACTGCAAATCTTTATGACGACGCGCCTCCGCGAAATACGCATCACCTTTTAAATCAACTAAAATATGTAAACATACAAGGTTGTATTAAAAGGACAGAATACAATCAAATGATATATAACAGCAACAAAGTCCCGGTCCTTCGCGCTACTCCCCTTTCTTTGTACGCCCTGCGACCGCAGCAAACACAAAACACCTGTTCGGCCACTTCTATCCTACCTTCTGATCTTCCATCTTGCCAGACCAAGAAACCGGTACCGGTGTATCAGTAATTATAAAGGCTATTCGTCGCCGTCCCCTATTTTTGGTTTATTTGCAGCACACTCTACTGGGCTGGTACTGATGCTGCCGGAGTGCATTGCATCTTTCGTCCAACGCCTAGGGCCGTAGTGTGTATTGCGCAGACGCAGTAGATGAGAACTCTGGGTATTGTCGTTTTTATGTCTGTATCTGGGGGTGAAGGCTATGCGTTTTCCTTGGTAAATGAAAAGCACCTATGGAGAAAATGCAAATTATGATTAATTTAAAAGGCCTATTTCATATGCTAAATGGTATTCTTTAGTTTACCCTCAGGGCTTCCACCAAATAGATGCCATAACACGTGAGGTTTTTCATGTTTTAGTAGGCTGCCTGTCCTTTGTGTGACCTCTTTCTTCTAACTACCATAATAAGTGACACATTTTAATGAAAAGGAAAAGACACAATGTGTCATCAATGTTGTTCACTCATTATCACATTATACACATTCTGTGTGGGTTCATCTTCTTACTTCATTGTTCATGACACTCCAAGCGGATAAACTATTTAAATCAGAAACTTTGCATGGCTATTTGATCTTAGTATTGTTTTATGACCGAAAGTCACACGGATATTCTAGAATGATTGTAGTGGCGAAGTGAGTTAACACATTTGGACCAAAACCCCAAAACTCTCGGAAGCCCTTCCAGTTTCTCTGAGCCATACTTACAATATGCCCTTAAATTCCGCAGTGCACACCTACAGTACCAACGTTTGAGGACACATGTGACTGCAAGACAACTATGTGTGTAGAGTTTAGTAACTCagcaaatgttgttttttaatgTAGTCGACAACTCTTTGTAGTTATATGTGCATCCCCCATCACACCTCAATGTCTGGTTTCAGTATGTGGTAAATGTTGAGCACTTCCTTCCACCCACACATATAGAGTCCTTCCTCATCTCACGCACTCAGGTACTGTAGCTATGACATGTGGGGACACACTAAGAAGCCCACCATTAAGCCATAAAATGGCCATCTGGAGAAAAGTGACCCTCTTGCTGTTTCTTACAGGTAGGATTACTATTCCTTGCTCTTCAACTCATCAATACATGGTTTAAATTTgactatatatttatttatttatttatttaacctttatggtCATACAAACATTTGCATACTATACTCACACAATCTCTTGTTTGCGTCTAAATGATCAAACAACTAATCCCTCAATTGTGTGCATTCTCCTGCGACAGGAACGTTGGTGAAGCCTGGTCTGAGCACTGTGATCCTGGATCAGCCACCAAGGACAGTGGAAGTTCCTCTTGGTTCCTCTCTTACCCTGAACTGCAGTTTTATGCCCCAAACTCGTGTCACGGTGAACTGGTATTTCAGCCCAACTGGCCACTCAAGCTGCAGCTCCAATACACTGCTGAACAGCAGTACCCATTCGGCTGACAAAACTGGGAAGCTGGATGCTGGGGGTCATGTATCTAAAGAATCTAGAGAGAGTTGGTCCAGATTAATTCTTAAAGATGTCACACACAATAACAGTGGATGGTACTTTTGCCATGTCTCAGTAGAGATTCCCGTCCTTCAACAAGCATGTAGCAATGGAACTCAAGTTAATATATGTAAGTAGAGAAGGAAATCGATTTTTATCTCATTCATCAGTCTCTGTGAAATGTTTAGAAAtgttatgatgatgatgagcactactgttgttactgaatgatatactgtaaatattttttttaaacaactcaTTATGGTCTTTCTATTGCAGCGGACAACCAGATGAAAAGTACCACTTATACTCCATTGATGACAGGTAAATCCTCCAAACCATAGGcgttttcactgtgtgtgtgtgtgtgtgtgtgtgtgtgtgtgtgtgtgtgtgtgtgtgtgtgtgatgtgcggGTTGACTCATAACATACAGTCATCGCGGGCGGATTTAGGGTCATAAAATATTgggcgggttgaataaagagaaaacaatacctTAAAAATCCATAAATGTGTAATTATGGTGCCATTTCATTGAGgcttttatttcattattttaggTTATCTGGCATTAGTGCATAAGCCTAAGCTTTAGAAACTAACTGTATACGTGAAATAGCCTACATGCCAATCGCCAAAGCTTTTGGGAACAGGCAGAAAAAGTTCACTTCGATCCACcaaggcaaaaaaaaaatgtaattcagtAAGAGATAAGCTGCGAAATGGAACGTttaaaataaagagaagggagggccagaaaatAAATGTTTGTGAAAGATTTGGGGAAGTAGTAAAAGAGGATAATAGCATGTTATGTGATGATTGTGTGATGGTTGTGATGCGCTATACAAATTCGACAGTCACAAGactgtttttttgttatttttgttattgcaTCTTCTTCCTGGACCCTAACCATCTTTGCTCCTTGAAAGAAGTGGAGATCACAGAGAACTTTGCTGATGTCAACTAGATCAGCCTGGACTCATGGACttgacataacatagtaaatgtaaatctgggacactcaagttggtatgatatgttacatttggtatggttacataagaggtgtggttacttaaggcaaaaacaaaagttggcaggggaagggttagctaaaagggttagggttagggttagctaacatgctaagtagttgcaaagtagcaaaaAATGTGTaggtagttgaaaagttgctaattagctgaaTTTCTAAAGATGTCCGTGATGAAATTCAAACTCGGAACCTTTGAGTTGCTAGATGTTTGCATTATACAAAAGGTTGTGAGTTTGAATCTCAtgacggacaactttagcattttagttcattagcaactttgcaactacataCTACTTttttgctactttgcaactacttagcatgttagctaacacttcccctaacattaacccttcccctaaccctaaccataagcAATTAGCCTAACTCCTAGACTTAAcaataaccttaaccctaacccctaactcataGACTTgctgttagccacctagccacgTAGCTAGAATCCATAACATATATGTTTTGCAAGTCGTAACATATActacgttttgcaaattcataacatattgtacgtcaaattcgtaacatataatatgaattataattcgtaacatatcatacgaaatgggtgatggacatccacaaaataACACATCCATTAGAAATGTAACATATCCTACTAAATGGACTGTCTCggatttatgtacaaaataatataAAAATGTTCTGAGACtagactgactagatagaatgaatgaatgcttcaatctatTTATGccattattctggtgagcaagggtttatttagtcttctagggcagcatataatgacagaagagaagttgactaacaaataatctaccaaaatgtcagaaaaatgCTATCTTTGCCAGCGCATTttctatattagcaggttaggatCGTGTGTGGTCCTCAGATTTTCACAATACATATAGTTGGGTGATTGTGGTAGGGTTATTAGCTATTGCGAATGGGTaagggtgaacaaacagctgacctgcACACcactaatgtgtgtgtttgtgggtgagaAGATGTCAAATGAAATAACTGCTGTTTACTCCC harbors:
- the LOC109901558 gene encoding fibronectin type III and SPRY domain-containing protein 1, encoding MEDQKESLRKITTTLALKNEEITNFICCQKQSLENLEVNSSRVQEDLETEFSSLHSVLDDIKDSMVTRIKQERASRTYELQSQLSACSKALESSEELLEVANQTLCSSEADDFTQAAKDIKDSVTMAPAFRLSLKAKATDSMSHMMVDFTQEREMLQTIKFLPVPATPEILVSECQVCDNTVTVQWALPETDSKIDHYDLEHRRTNHEGPPRAREDYPWMVVEGICETEYTLTGLRFDTHYMTFRVKACNKAVAGEFSELVTLETHAFLFKLDAGSAHQNLKVEDLSVEWDSCGGKVVQDIRKDKNRTNQSPMHSPARTAMNSPKRVPSARVGRDRFTAESYTVLGDTFIDAGQQYWEVRFDKESKAFAVGLALRNLGRFDQLGKSNASWCIHLNNWLQQSLTAKHNNKARTLDCPIPDRIGVYCNYEEGALSFYNARTKTLMHTFRTKFTQPVIPAFSVWNGCFSVQTGLQVPSAVQSSQRKNSGTSSSNTSLT